Proteins co-encoded in one Arachis hypogaea cultivar Tifrunner chromosome 11, arahy.Tifrunner.gnm2.J5K5, whole genome shotgun sequence genomic window:
- the LOC112722908 gene encoding uncharacterized protein yields MHEPDTLGAEPLEEELGVTLPKDAFELILFLSKSANSMQLPLSCRRFIRVTIPEDTGQIVLWWWRNYGGRHWILLLLKVVQFHSLMWRNKNLLCQGGQGQEQEQLRYVIGEHCDP; encoded by the exons ATGCATGAGCCAGATACCCTTGGAGCTGAACCCCTCGAAGAAGAGTTAGGTGTGACACTTCCAAAGGATGCATTCGAACTGATTTTGTTTTTATCCAAGAGTG CGAATTCAATGCAGCTGCCACTAAGCTGTAGAAGGTTTATAAGAGTTACCATACCAGAAGATACTGGGCAGATTGTGCTATGGTGGTGGAGGAACTATG GTGGAAGGCATTGGATTTTGCTGCTCTTAAAAGTAGTTCAGTTTCATTCTTTGATGTGGAGAAACAAGAATCTGCTGTGTCAAGGTGGGCAAGGGCAAGAACAAGAGCAGCTAAG GTATGTGATTGGTGAACATTGCGACCCTTGA